The following proteins are encoded in a genomic region of Enterocloster clostridioformis:
- a CDS encoding FadR/GntR family transcriptional regulator translates to MSYNHNASQKVSDFITQNILSGEWKSGDKIWSENEFCSYLGVSRIAVRDAIANLTAISVLRKVRGSGTYVEILDNASLEGTKYFALNIEDVLELMEFRIIIEPYCTELFTERATPEEIQALEDSYYNMLKYHDDEKKDYYSNQFHHLIALGSKNKFIIKIMNYLNENMLDHQKLLSKGSRRQNYQNGVTYHYKMLQAIKSNDKEMAGIYCRYHIRLGMELYRDALERKKDENMKGESPSADS, encoded by the coding sequence ATGTCATACAACCACAACGCTAGTCAAAAGGTAAGTGATTTCATCACTCAGAACATATTGTCTGGTGAATGGAAGTCTGGGGATAAAATCTGGTCCGAGAATGAATTTTGTTCATATCTTGGAGTTAGTCGTATTGCAGTAAGAGATGCCATCGCCAATCTAACCGCTATTTCTGTTCTAAGAAAAGTACGAGGTTCCGGCACCTATGTAGAAATTTTGGACAACGCTTCACTGGAAGGGACCAAATACTTTGCGCTGAATATTGAAGATGTTCTAGAATTAATGGAATTTCGCATTATTATAGAGCCTTACTGTACAGAGCTTTTCACTGAGCGGGCCACCCCAGAGGAAATTCAAGCGCTCGAAGACAGTTATTATAACATGTTAAAGTACCATGATGATGAGAAGAAGGATTACTATTCCAATCAATTCCACCACCTCATTGCTCTGGGCAGTAAAAACAAGTTCATTATCAAAATAATGAATTATTTAAACGAAAATATGCTTGACCACCAAAAGCTTCTCTCAAAGGGCTCCCGCCGACAAAACTATCAAAACGGCGTCACCTACCATTACAAGATGCTCCAGGCGATTAAATCAAACGATAAGGAAATGGCTGGTATATACTGTCGTTACCATATTCGCCTTGGTATGGAGTTATATCGTGATGCGCTTGAACGTAAAAAAGATGAAAATATGAAAGGAGAATCCCCATCCGCAGACTCCTAA
- a CDS encoding S41 family peptidase has translation MENREFDRQEHNMGGQPDGPYRDNGPGPQDGNRNGAGKNRFWSGALVGALVTAFIGLIVVGMSAGIYIFGKRVMSRQPSVAIEGKRPGITDGSSHKEGVDFDRVTAKMSMIQQIIDLHFLYDEDAGNVEDFIYRGMLAGLDDPYSTYYTEEDFRSINDSTKGTYSGIGAMLSQNRTTGLCTIVKVFEGSPALEAGMQPGDIIYKVGDTLVASESLDVLVNNYIKGEEGTDVAITVYRADKDEYVDMSVTRRKIEVPTVEYSMLDDKIGRITVSEFDVITVEQFEQAVDELQKDGMEGLIIDLRSNPGGVLDSAVKMVDYILPDDLDRYKKGKGKTLIVYTADKNEKGDVYTASDGHELKIPIAILVNGDSASASEVFTGALKDYDWATVVGTTSYGKGIVQNLIPLGDGSAIKITTAHYYTPSGFDLHGKGIEPDVEVELNEELKTQAVVKPEEDNQLQKAVQVLKENK, from the coding sequence TTGGAAAATCGTGAATTTGACAGACAGGAACATAATATGGGCGGGCAGCCGGATGGTCCCTACAGGGACAACGGGCCGGGGCCTCAGGACGGGAATCGCAATGGGGCGGGAAAGAACCGGTTCTGGTCCGGGGCTTTGGTGGGAGCCCTTGTAACCGCCTTCATAGGATTGATTGTGGTGGGGATGTCGGCCGGTATCTATATCTTCGGCAAGAGGGTCATGAGCCGTCAGCCCAGCGTGGCCATAGAGGGTAAGAGACCGGGAATCACAGACGGAAGCAGCCATAAAGAGGGTGTGGATTTTGACCGGGTTACGGCCAAAATGTCCATGATTCAGCAAATCATAGATCTTCACTTCCTGTACGACGAGGACGCCGGCAATGTGGAGGATTTTATTTACAGAGGGATGCTGGCCGGTCTGGATGACCCTTATTCCACGTATTACACGGAGGAGGATTTCCGTTCCATCAATGACAGCACAAAGGGAACCTACTCCGGTATCGGAGCCATGTTAAGCCAGAACAGAACCACGGGGCTATGCACCATCGTGAAGGTGTTCGAGGGTTCCCCGGCCCTGGAGGCAGGGATGCAGCCAGGGGACATTATATATAAGGTGGGCGATACCCTGGTGGCTTCCGAAAGCCTTGATGTGCTGGTGAACAATTACATCAAGGGCGAAGAAGGCACGGACGTGGCTATCACGGTATACAGGGCGGACAAGGACGAGTATGTGGATATGTCCGTTACCCGGCGCAAAATTGAGGTGCCCACCGTGGAGTACAGCATGCTGGACGATAAAATCGGCCGGATTACAGTGTCGGAATTTGACGTGATTACAGTGGAGCAGTTTGAACAGGCAGTGGATGAGCTTCAAAAGGATGGCATGGAAGGCTTAATCATCGACCTGAGGAGTAATCCCGGCGGAGTCCTGGACAGCGCTGTTAAGATGGTGGATTATATTCTCCCCGACGATTTGGACCGGTATAAAAAGGGGAAGGGCAAGACCCTGATTGTTTACACGGCAGACAAAAACGAAAAGGGTGATGTATACACCGCCTCAGACGGCCATGAGCTGAAAATACCCATCGCCATCCTGGTCAATGGAGACTCAGCCAGCGCTTCCGAGGTGTTTACGGGAGCCCTGAAGGATTATGACTGGGCTACCGTGGTGGGAACCACCAGCTACGGAAAGGGAATTGTACAGAACCTGATTCCTCTGGGAGACGGTTCCGCCATCAAGATTACCACAGCCCACTATTATACACCCAGCGGTTTTGACCTGCACGGAAAGGGAATTGAGCCGGATGTGGAAGTGGAGCTGAACGAGGAACTTAAAACCCAGGCCGTGGTGAAGCCGGAGGAAGACAACCAGCTTCAGAAGGCAGTCCAGGTATTGAAGGAAAACAAATAA
- a CDS encoding murein hydrolase activator EnvC family protein, translating into MRMRHWICAAALSGGLLIGGTAAFAAYATSVEIEDAKKQVSALEEEKKKVESTLSQLEGLKADTAAYVKKLDGSLSSLAEELEQLGNRITLKEEEIDQAQIQLESAKREEEHQYDSMKLRIKYMYENGQNNLLDMVMESGSISELLNRAEYVSQIAEYDRKMLTAYASAKEQVASREQNLEKEHGELLVLQESTQAKQASMQKLMDSKQKELDSYNSKIAMAQDELDQYNADIKAQEEQMKRIEAEMKRREEEARKKAEAAGKTYTVSNLGNISFKWPCPSSSRITSNFGDRESPTEGASSNHKGIDISASTGADIIAAADGEVVISTYSYSAGNYIMLDHGGGVSTVYMHCSKLLVGVGEKVAKGQVIAKVGSTGYSTGSHLHFGIRSGGTYVNPRSYVSP; encoded by the coding sequence ATGAGGATGAGACATTGGATTTGCGCGGCAGCGCTGTCAGGCGGTCTTTTGATAGGCGGTACGGCGGCATTTGCAGCCTACGCCACCAGTGTGGAGATAGAGGATGCCAAGAAGCAGGTATCTGCCCTGGAAGAGGAAAAGAAGAAAGTGGAGAGCACCCTGAGCCAGCTGGAGGGATTAAAGGCAGATACGGCAGCTTATGTAAAGAAGCTGGACGGCAGTCTGTCCTCCCTGGCAGAGGAGCTGGAACAGCTGGGAAACCGGATCACCCTGAAGGAAGAGGAAATAGATCAGGCGCAGATACAGTTAGAGTCGGCCAAACGCGAGGAGGAGCATCAGTATGACAGCATGAAGCTGCGCATCAAGTATATGTATGAGAACGGTCAGAACAATCTGCTCGATATGGTCATGGAGTCCGGCAGCATATCGGAACTGCTGAACCGCGCGGAATACGTGAGCCAGATTGCGGAATACGACAGGAAAATGCTGACAGCCTATGCTTCTGCAAAGGAACAGGTGGCTTCCAGGGAACAGAACCTTGAAAAGGAGCATGGCGAGCTTCTGGTGCTTCAGGAATCCACCCAGGCAAAACAGGCTTCCATGCAGAAGCTGATGGATTCCAAGCAGAAGGAGCTGGACTCATATAATTCCAAGATTGCCATGGCCCAGGATGAACTGGACCAGTACAATGCAGATATCAAAGCCCAGGAAGAACAGATGAAACGAATCGAGGCCGAGATGAAGCGGAGGGAAGAAGAGGCCAGGAAAAAGGCGGAAGCAGCCGGCAAGACGTATACCGTATCGAATTTGGGGAATATTAGTTTTAAGTGGCCCTGTCCGTCCAGCAGCAGGATTACCTCTAATTTTGGAGACAGGGAGTCTCCAACAGAAGGGGCATCAAGCAACCATAAGGGAATTGATATCAGCGCCAGCACAGGAGCGGATATCATAGCTGCGGCTGATGGTGAGGTTGTGATATCTACATACAGCTATTCGGCGGGCAATTATATTATGCTTGACCACGGGGGCGGAGTGAGCACAGTCTACATGCACTGCTCCAAGCTGCTGGTGGGCGTGGGGGAAAAGGTGGCAAAAGGCCAGGTGATTGCAAAGGTAGGTTCCACCGGTTATTCCACCGGTTCCCACCTGCATTTTGGAATCCGCTCAGGGGGGACCTATGTGAATCCCCGAAGTTATGTAAGCCCGTGA
- a CDS encoding cell division protein FtsX — protein MRISTFWYCLKQGIINICRNILFSLASIATISACIFLFCLFFALIANVQNVAKTAETTVGITVFFDEDMPEDQILAAGDVIRGWEEVREARYISAAQAWENFKTEYFEGMEELAEGFADDNPLSGSASYEIFLNDIEEQDKIVERLEGMEGVRKVRYSSTAVAGLTSAGKMVGAMSAVIICVLLAVAVFLISNTISVAAAFRRRENEIMRLIGATNYMIRAPFVVEGVLLGALGAAVPLAGMYVLYQKAVIYIGEHYQMLAGMFEPIPLGDIFPYMAAAAGCLGAGIGFFVSYFTIHRHLKV, from the coding sequence ATGAGAATCAGTACATTTTGGTATTGCCTGAAACAGGGCATCATTAATATATGCAGAAATATTTTGTTTTCGCTGGCATCGATAGCGACTATTTCTGCATGTATTTTTTTATTCTGTCTTTTTTTCGCCCTGATAGCCAATGTGCAGAATGTGGCAAAGACAGCAGAGACAACCGTGGGAATCACTGTATTTTTTGATGAGGATATGCCGGAGGACCAGATTCTGGCTGCCGGCGATGTTATCCGGGGCTGGGAAGAGGTGCGGGAGGCGCGGTATATATCCGCTGCTCAGGCGTGGGAGAACTTTAAGACAGAGTATTTTGAGGGGATGGAGGAGCTGGCAGAGGGATTTGCAGATGACAACCCGCTGTCCGGTTCCGCCTCCTATGAGATATTTCTTAATGATATTGAGGAACAGGATAAAATCGTGGAGCGTCTGGAGGGCATGGAAGGCGTGAGAAAGGTGCGCTATTCCAGTACGGCCGTGGCCGGGCTGACCAGCGCGGGAAAGATGGTGGGGGCCATGTCGGCCGTGATTATCTGCGTACTGCTGGCTGTGGCGGTTTTCCTGATTAGCAATACCATTTCCGTGGCCGCGGCCTTCCGCAGGAGGGAAAATGAGATCATGCGCTTAATCGGCGCCACCAACTATATGATTCGTGCGCCCTTTGTGGTGGAGGGTGTGCTCCTTGGCGCTTTGGGGGCGGCAGTGCCTCTGGCCGGCATGTATGTGCTTTATCAGAAGGCAGTCATCTATATCGGTGAGCACTATCAGATGCTGGCAGGCATGTTTGAACCCATACCCCTGGGAGATATATTCCCCTATATGGCGGCCGCAGCCGGGTGCCTGGGTGCGGGCATTGGTTTTTTCGTCAGTTATTTTACCATCCACCGTCACTTGAAGGTATAG
- the ftsE gene encoding cell division ATP-binding protein FtsE, with amino-acid sequence MIEISNVSKTYETGNRAIKDVSLTINDGEFVFIVGRSGSGKSTLMKLLLKELEPTKGRIVVNDMDLGRMPGRYIPKYRRRLGVVFQDFRLLKDRTVFENVAFAQRVIGVPARVIRETVPEMLRLVGLSSKYKAYPRQLSGGEQQRVAIARALINDPEVLLADEPTGNLDSFNTHEIMRLLEEINQRGTTVIVVTHSQEMVDEMNKRIITMERGSVISDVGGYY; translated from the coding sequence ATGATAGAGATTAGCAATGTGAGCAAGACCTACGAGACAGGGAACAGGGCCATTAAGGATGTATCCCTTACCATTAATGACGGTGAGTTCGTGTTCATCGTAGGAAGAAGCGGTTCCGGCAAGAGTACGCTGATGAAGCTGCTCCTCAAGGAGCTGGAACCCACAAAGGGACGTATTGTGGTGAACGATATGGACCTGGGAAGGATGCCGGGAAGGTATATTCCCAAATACCGCAGAAGATTAGGCGTGGTCTTTCAGGATTTCAGACTCCTGAAGGACCGCACTGTGTTTGAGAACGTTGCATTTGCCCAGAGGGTAATCGGGGTGCCGGCCAGGGTAATCCGGGAGACAGTGCCGGAGATGCTCAGGCTGGTGGGGCTGTCGTCCAAGTACAAAGCCTACCCCAGACAGCTGTCCGGAGGCGAGCAGCAGAGAGTGGCCATTGCCAGGGCCTTGATCAATGACCCTGAGGTGCTCCTTGCAGACGAGCCCACCGGTAACCTGGACAGCTTTAATACCCATGAAATCATGAGACTTCTGGAGGAAATCAACCAGAGGGGGACTACTGTGATTGTGGTTACGCACAGTCAGGAAATGGTGGATGAGATGAACAAGCGGATCATTACCATGGAACGGGGGTCGGTTATCAGTGATGTGGGCGGATATTATTAG
- a CDS encoding PucR family transcriptional regulator, whose translation MISNQILQTTLDGLKAITRIDLGICDTEGKVLASTFTDAEDSESSVLVFVDSPADSQVIQGYQFFKVFDEHQLEYILLAKGASDDVYMVGKLAAFQIQNLLVAYKERFDKDNFIKNLLLDNLLLVDIYNRAKKLHIDTDVKRVVYIIETHNEKDINALETVRSLFASKTKDFITAVDEKNIILVKEVRQGETYGELDKTANTVLDMLNTEAMTKVRVAYGTIINDIKEVSRSYKEAKMALDVGKIFYANKNVIAYNNLGIGRLIYQLPIPLCKMFIREVFDGKSPDEFDEETLATINKFFENSLNVSETSRQLYIHRNTLVYRLDKLQKSTGLDLRIFEDAITFKIALMVAKYMKYMESLDY comes from the coding sequence ATGATTTCAAATCAGATACTTCAAACCACACTGGATGGATTAAAAGCAATTACGAGAATTGATTTGGGTATATGTGATACAGAGGGAAAAGTGCTGGCTTCTACATTTACCGATGCGGAAGACTCCGAGAGCTCGGTTCTGGTTTTCGTGGATTCACCGGCGGACAGCCAGGTTATCCAGGGATACCAGTTCTTCAAGGTGTTTGATGAGCACCAGCTGGAATACATCCTCTTAGCAAAGGGGGCCAGCGATGATGTATATATGGTTGGCAAACTGGCCGCATTCCAGATTCAGAACCTGCTGGTAGCATATAAGGAGCGTTTTGATAAGGACAACTTTATCAAGAACCTGCTTCTCGACAACCTGCTGCTGGTAGACATTTACAACAGGGCAAAGAAGCTCCACATTGACACGGATGTAAAGCGCGTGGTCTACATCATCGAGACTCACAACGAAAAGGATATCAATGCGCTGGAGACAGTGAGAAGCCTGTTCGCGTCCAAGACAAAGGATTTCATTACGGCTGTGGATGAGAAGAACATTATTCTGGTAAAGGAAGTGCGTCAGGGAGAGACCTACGGGGAGCTGGACAAAACAGCCAACACCGTATTGGACATGCTTAACACCGAGGCCATGACAAAGGTGCGGGTGGCATACGGCACCATTATCAATGACATCAAGGAAGTCTCACGTTCCTACAAGGAAGCCAAGATGGCGCTGGATGTAGGCAAGATTTTCTACGCCAATAAGAACGTCATCGCTTACAACAACCTGGGTATCGGACGTCTGATTTATCAGCTGCCTATTCCGCTGTGCAAGATGTTTATCCGCGAGGTATTTGACGGCAAGTCTCCGGACGAGTTCGACGAGGAGACACTGGCTACCATCAACAAGTTCTTTGAGAACAGCCTGAATGTGTCCGAGACCTCCAGACAGCTTTATATTCACAGGAATACCCTTGTATACCGTCTGGATAAGCTTCAGAAGAGCACTGGACTGGACCTGCGCATCTTTGAGGACGCCATCACCTTTAAGATTGCCCTGATGGTTGCCAAGTATATGAAGTATATGGAAAGCCTGGATTATTAG
- a CDS encoding ABC transporter ATP-binding protein, with protein MASLSLKNVTKKYPNGFVAVKDFNLEIADKEFIIFVGPSGCGKSTTLRMIAGLEDISSGELYIDDKLVNDVEPKDRDIAMVFQNYALYPHMSVYDNMAFGLKLRKTPKDEIDKKVHDAAKILDLEHLLDRKPKALSGGQRQRVAMGRAIVRSPKVFLMDEPLSNLDAKLRGQMRVEISKLHQRLETTIIYVTHDQTEAMTLGTRIVVMKDGIIQQVDNPQNLYDKPCNKFVAGFIGAPQMNMIDATVGKDGALTTLSFGGRTVALSEAKSKKLEDAGYIGKVVTLGIRPEDLHDEESYLAMSPKSVFEATVRVYEMLGSEVLLYFDIEDASFVAKVNPRTTARPGDTIKLAMDLEKIHIFDKDTELVVLN; from the coding sequence ATGGCTAGTTTATCACTGAAGAACGTAACAAAGAAATATCCAAATGGATTTGTAGCAGTTAAGGATTTCAATCTTGAAATCGCCGATAAGGAATTTATCATTTTCGTAGGTCCTTCAGGATGCGGTAAGTCCACAACCCTTCGTATGATTGCCGGTCTGGAAGACATCTCATCCGGTGAGCTCTACATCGACGATAAGCTGGTAAATGACGTTGAACCAAAGGACAGAGATATCGCCATGGTATTCCAGAACTATGCTCTATATCCACATATGTCCGTATATGACAACATGGCGTTCGGACTGAAGCTGAGAAAAACACCAAAGGATGAGATTGACAAGAAAGTGCATGACGCAGCCAAGATTCTCGACCTGGAGCATCTGCTGGACCGTAAGCCGAAGGCTCTTTCCGGCGGCCAGAGACAGCGTGTTGCCATGGGACGTGCCATTGTCCGCAGCCCCAAGGTATTCTTGATGGACGAGCCGCTGTCCAACCTGGATGCAAAGCTGAGAGGTCAGATGCGTGTTGAGATTTCCAAGCTTCACCAGAGACTGGAGACCACCATTATCTACGTTACCCATGACCAGACCGAGGCCATGACACTGGGTACCAGGATCGTTGTTATGAAGGACGGCATCATCCAGCAGGTGGATAACCCACAGAATCTGTATGACAAGCCATGCAACAAGTTTGTGGCGGGATTCATCGGAGCTCCCCAGATGAACATGATAGACGCAACCGTTGGCAAGGACGGCGCTCTGACAACCTTAAGCTTCGGCGGACGCACCGTAGCACTTTCAGAGGCTAAGTCCAAGAAGTTAGAGGACGCAGGATACATAGGAAAGGTAGTTACCCTGGGCATCCGTCCAGAGGACCTTCACGACGAGGAATCCTACCTGGCTATGTCTCCAAAGAGCGTATTTGAGGCTACTGTCCGCGTATACGAGATGTTAGGCTCCGAGGTCCTGTTATACTTTGATATTGAGGACGCAAGCTTTGTCGCTAAGGTTAATCCGCGTACCACCGCAAGGCCCGGCGATACCATCAAGCTGGCTATGGATTTAGAGAAGATTCACATTTTCGACAAGGATACGGAACTGGTTGTTCTTAACTAA
- a CDS encoding YitT family protein, with amino-acid sequence MKKRNPAVDYAMIVAGTFLIGLAIKNIYDPVSMVTGGVSGVAIIAKELWSVPLWLTNTVLNIPLFAAGFFFCGWRFIKRTLFATVMLSVSLYVLPEASYLGSDLFLSALFGGIISGVGTGLVFLTSCTTGGTDLLAALIQKRLKHYTLAQIMQVLDGLIVVAGASVFGIRTALYALIAIFCVAKVTDGLIEGLKFSKQAYIISEHYREIAEAIMEQMGRGVTSIKARGMYSDQEKRMLFCVVSKKEIVRLKEIVAEFDSSAFVIVSDAREVFGEGFIEY; translated from the coding sequence ATGAAGAAGAGGAATCCGGCGGTGGATTATGCCATGATTGTGGCAGGGACATTCCTGATTGGCTTAGCAATCAAGAATATTTACGACCCTGTGAGCATGGTTACAGGCGGTGTGTCGGGCGTGGCCATCATTGCCAAGGAGCTGTGGTCTGTTCCTCTGTGGCTGACCAATACCGTGCTGAACATTCCGTTATTTGCGGCCGGATTCTTTTTCTGCGGCTGGCGGTTTATCAAGCGCACCCTCTTTGCCACGGTCATGCTCTCGGTTTCCCTGTATGTTCTGCCGGAAGCGTCCTATCTGGGAAGCGACCTCTTTCTGTCAGCCTTATTCGGGGGAATCATAAGCGGCGTGGGAACCGGCCTGGTGTTTCTGACCAGCTGCACCACAGGAGGTACGGATCTGCTGGCGGCTCTGATCCAGAAGCGTCTCAAGCACTATACCCTGGCCCAGATCATGCAGGTGCTGGACGGCCTGATTGTGGTGGCGGGCGCCTCCGTGTTCGGCATCAGGACCGCTCTTTACGCCCTCATTGCTATCTTCTGTGTGGCTAAGGTTACAGACGGCCTGATAGAGGGACTTAAGTTCTCCAAACAGGCTTATATTATCTCCGAGCATTACAGGGAGATTGCTGAGGCCATTATGGAACAGATGGGAAGGGGAGTGACCAGCATTAAGGCCAGGGGCATGTACTCGGATCAGGAGAAGAGGATGCTGTTCTGTGTGGTTTCAAAAAAGGAAATTGTGCGGTTAAAGGAGATTGTGGCGGAGTTTGACAGCAGCGCTTTTGTTATCGTAAGCGATGCCAGAGAGGTATTTGGTGAAGGATTTATCGAATATTAA
- a CDS encoding S1 RNA-binding domain-containing protein, protein MIELGKVQELEIIRKKEFGVYLAEKEGDEAAVLLPKRQVPEGAGIGDKVEVFIYKDSSDRLIATTGKPKLQVGETAKLEVKDVSKIGAFLDMGLEKDLLLPFKEQTHPVRKGEQCLVTLYVDKSRRLAATMRVYSHMSNQSPYKAEDWVTGTVYEINETIGAFVAVDHKYYGLIPKKELYGRFREGDTVQARVTRVREDGKLDLCVREKSYVQMGTDAEKVLKVMDQFDGVLPFNDKAKPEVIMREFSMSKNAFKRAVGRLLKEGKIRITDKTIERV, encoded by the coding sequence ATGATTGAATTAGGAAAAGTGCAGGAGCTTGAAATAATAAGGAAAAAAGAATTCGGAGTGTATCTGGCTGAGAAGGAGGGGGATGAGGCGGCTGTTCTTCTCCCAAAGAGGCAGGTTCCGGAGGGAGCCGGGATTGGGGACAAGGTGGAGGTGTTCATCTATAAAGACTCATCGGACCGCCTGATTGCCACCACGGGAAAGCCAAAACTGCAGGTGGGCGAGACAGCGAAGCTGGAGGTCAAGGATGTGTCCAAAATCGGGGCTTTTCTGGATATGGGACTGGAGAAGGACCTGCTCCTTCCGTTTAAGGAGCAGACCCACCCGGTGAGAAAAGGGGAGCAGTGCCTTGTCACTCTGTATGTGGACAAGAGCAGACGCCTGGCAGCTACCATGCGCGTCTATTCCCATATGAGCAACCAGTCTCCTTATAAGGCAGAGGACTGGGTCACGGGCACCGTCTATGAAATCAATGAAACCATCGGGGCCTTTGTGGCGGTTGACCACAAATATTACGGACTCATTCCCAAAAAGGAGCTTTACGGCAGGTTCAGGGAGGGCGATACAGTCCAGGCCAGGGTTACAAGGGTGCGGGAGGACGGAAAACTGGATTTGTGCGTCAGGGAGAAATCCTATGTGCAGATGGGTACTGACGCAGAGAAGGTATTAAAGGTCATGGACCAATTCGACGGTGTGCTTCCCTTTAATGACAAGGCAAAGCCGGAGGTTATCATGCGTGAGTTCAGCATGAGCAAAAATGCCTTTAAGCGGGCCGTGGGCAGGCTTTTAAAGGAAGGTAAGATTCGTATTACGGATAAGACCATTGAGCGCGTATAA
- a CDS encoding acyl-[acyl-carrier-protein] thioesterase, whose protein sequence is MYTFNSRVRYSETDEGGCLSVSGIINYMQDCSTFQSEDCGVGVGYLEASHKAWLLSSWQIMIDRYPRLGERLAVGTWHCASKGIYGYRNFVLRDEEGTDVVRAESLWFLYDTDKNVPIRVQPGDTAPYGEPEPRLVLSPCPRKIPVPGDCEAGEPIVVARHHIDTNHHVNNAQYVEMAREAIPEGLVIKELRADYKKAAVLGDVLTPRVSMARGKDCREWTVVLEGSTGETCAVVWLMTKGQEED, encoded by the coding sequence ATGTATACATTTAACAGCAGGGTCCGTTACAGCGAAACGGACGAAGGAGGGTGCCTGTCGGTTTCAGGCATCATCAATTACATGCAGGACTGCAGTACATTCCAGTCAGAGGACTGCGGTGTGGGAGTGGGTTATCTGGAGGCCAGCCATAAGGCGTGGCTTTTGTCATCCTGGCAGATTATGATAGACCGGTATCCCAGGCTGGGGGAGAGGCTGGCGGTGGGAACATGGCATTGTGCCTCAAAGGGCATATACGGCTACCGGAACTTCGTTCTGCGGGATGAGGAGGGGACGGATGTGGTCAGGGCTGAATCCCTGTGGTTCCTCTACGATACGGATAAGAACGTCCCGATCCGGGTGCAGCCCGGGGACACGGCGCCTTACGGCGAGCCGGAGCCGAGACTGGTATTAAGCCCCTGTCCCAGGAAGATACCTGTGCCGGGAGACTGCGAGGCAGGTGAACCTATCGTGGTTGCCAGACACCACATTGACACAAACCACCATGTGAATAATGCCCAGTATGTGGAGATGGCCAGGGAGGCCATACCGGAGGGGCTTGTGATAAAGGAGTTACGGGCGGATTACAAAAAGGCGGCTGTATTGGGAGATGTCCTGACTCCGCGGGTAAGCATGGCCCGGGGAAAGGACTGCCGGGAGTGGACAGTGGTCCTTGAGGGCAGCACAGGAGAAACCTGCGCTGTGGTATGGCTGATGACAAAAGGACAGGAGGAAGATTGA
- a CDS encoding lysylphosphatidylglycerol synthase transmembrane domain-containing protein — protein MSDKKKNLLNGIFLLTVFVLTIYSVFSGRDLSDIADTISEASPVYLFMGVGCVIFFIWTESAILHYLFGTLGIKTKRRTCFLYSSVGFFFSCITPSAGGGQPAQVYYMRKNMIPVPVATVVLMVVTITYKSVLVVIGCLLAIFGQGFLNRYLYEVMPVYYLGLGLNVVFCAALLILAFHTSLARDMVMRLLGLLEHFHFLKKKTSRTERLLLTMEHYNDTAAFLRQHKHVLLGVLFLTFCQRLALFSVTYFVYRAFELKGTAMLTLVLLQSTISVSADMLPLPGGMGISEHLFLTIFDPIFYGDLLLPAMVLSRGIAYYVQLGFSAAVTMYAHLTLVRKHRKT, from the coding sequence ATGTCTGATAAAAAGAAGAATCTGCTCAATGGGATATTCCTTCTTACAGTATTTGTTCTGACCATTTACAGTGTATTTTCAGGCAGGGATTTAAGCGATATAGCGGACACTATATCCGAGGCATCTCCCGTATATCTGTTTATGGGAGTTGGCTGCGTTATCTTTTTCATATGGACGGAGTCTGCCATCCTGCACTATCTGTTCGGCACCCTGGGCATAAAGACAAAGAGAAGGACCTGCTTTCTGTATTCCTCCGTGGGTTTCTTCTTCAGCTGCATCACGCCTTCGGCAGGGGGAGGACAGCCGGCCCAGGTCTACTATATGAGGAAGAACATGATACCGGTGCCTGTGGCCACGGTGGTGCTTATGGTGGTAACCATTACATACAAATCCGTGCTGGTGGTGATTGGCTGTCTGCTGGCCATATTCGGCCAGGGCTTTTTAAACCGTTACCTGTACGAGGTCATGCCTGTCTACTATCTGGGGCTGGGACTTAATGTGGTGTTCTGCGCCGCCCTGCTGATTCTGGCTTTCCACACCTCCCTTGCCAGGGACATGGTAATGCGGCTTCTGGGACTTCTGGAACATTTCCATTTCCTTAAAAAGAAAACCTCCAGGACAGAGCGCCTGCTCCTTACCATGGAGCACTATAATGACACGGCTGCCTTCCTGCGCCAGCACAAGCATGTGCTGCTGGGGGTGCTGTTCCTCACCTTCTGCCAGCGGCTGGCATTGTTTTCAGTGACATATTTTGTATACAGGGCCTTTGAGCTAAAGGGGACTGCCATGCTTACCCTGGTGCTTCTCCAGTCAACGATTTCCGTGTCCGCTGATATGCTGCCTCTCCCGGGGGGCATGGGAATCAGCGAGCATCTGTTCCTGACTATTTTCGACCCTATTTTTTACGGGGATCTGCTATTGCCGGCCATGGTATTGTCCAGAGGTATTGCGTATTATGTACAGTTGGGATTTAGTGCGGCGGTAACCATGTACGCCCATCTTACCTTGGTGAGAAAGCACAGAAAAACCTAA